One window of the Triticum dicoccoides isolate Atlit2015 ecotype Zavitan chromosome 3B, WEW_v2.0, whole genome shotgun sequence genome contains the following:
- the LOC119277068 gene encoding protein TSS-like, with the protein MAPKSKRGKAKGEKKKKDEKVLPVAIDITVNLPDQSDVILKGISTDRIIDVRRLLCVHTATCAITNYSLSHETRDGHLKDGADVVTLKPYTLTLVEGEYDEDSALVHVRRLLDIVACTASFGSPPPPPPPPSPKDADATKEPSNSSSKPAAAASSGGRRMGSPPPLPKESAAKDANAASAKEDAVSAELEAEMSGACPRLGAFYEFFSLANLSPPLHFIKRVTQPRQEEQPSDDHLFFLEAKLCNGKFFIVEAQRKGFFSFGKQRVLCHNLVDLLRHLSRAFNNAYENLMKAFLERNKFGNFPYGYRANTWLVPPIAAQSPSTFPPLPAEDETWGGNGGGWGRNGKSDMLPWADEFMYLTSMPCKTAEEREIRDRRAFLLHSLFVDVAMFRTIAAIRHVMESTDASTAIKIDEVLHSETVGNFSITVTRDSSDASCKLDTKIDGSRATGVDSKHLGERNLLKGITADENTAAHDVDSLGIVNIRYCGYVAVAKVNNYEKTIVASSIKPADIMDQPEGGAHALNINSLRMLINEANATGEKKLPTQSHRQEELTAAQTYAENLLKGSLQNLEEEETDKQSFMRWELGACWVQHLQDLKKSDKDKKQGDGKEKKKMVDKAVKETKIEGLGKPLKALKHPNNAVDASGKGSSSGNKSLTDATSSGENQKVNSSSVESPQGDCITSESEILLKDVLLDSAFTRLKDSETGLHQKSPSELIEMALKFYDEVALPKLVADFGSLELSPVDGRTLTDFMHTRGLQMRSLGRVVKLSEKLSHVQSLCVHEMIVRAFKHIVRSVIAATSDMRQLALTIPAVLNLLLGVPESEFSGSSPAVHPLVWRWLVAFLKKRYQYDLTEQHYVDVRKYAILRGLCHKVGIELAPRDFVMDSAFPFYKQDIISLVPVHKQVACSSADGRQLLESSKTALDKGKLEDAVNYGTKALAKLIMVCGPYHRMTAGAYSLLAVVLYHTGDFNQATIYQQKALDINERELGLDHPDTMKSYGDLAVFYYRLQHTELALKYVKRALYLLHLTCGPSHPNTAATYINVAMMEEGLGNVHVALRYLHKALKCNQRLLGPDHIQTAASYHAIAIALSLMEAYSLSVQHEQTTLQILRAKLGPDDLRTQDAAAWLEYFESKVIEQQEAARNGTRKPDASIASKGHLSVSDLLDYINPNKENRGRDSESGKRRYSSIKVLSHSSENLNIESPDISPRDSAIAITDEEKRIRGPLQDDSAKIMDIPETEVKESPLSVEASPPSEQLVERAEVNISSPEEVFDEEQDDGWQPVQRPKTAAVLGKQIKHYRPAIRRTSDPENHAPTDASQYKPRNSYSNNRYYFLKKKTIVPAAYADPQQHTKVQTSSSRFGRKIYKAMTYRIKPGTASSEVQDTSRLTEQMGGKEESQIAYSHVHNRSADLKGSEPHGPWVESTGNPPSYKDVALARPGTIAKTQIQKPKDDVLQPSLGQIIAQEMKDSLVDTVQVDQRSVSSSTNNSKEVNIVPTEMQHSEQREESHREHEIDDTGKDSLPDKLTSNTEKPSGGGPADIKTDTTLLSNNKDQEPTSSDNFGAATEFSDSTVPTEAENSGKSGIQFLEESLPTNSEPITVSAHTTSMQGGVGGVESKKSKPDMLLSNIDIREMSNKKLSAAAPPFNPSPPAILSPLAVSVGLPPPGAVPGVGPWPMNVSMHPGHSNMVPNGPPLCTSPHHLYPPAPRSPNLLHHVPFLYPPYSQPQMAPSSTFPMNTTIFRPNHYGWQPYMSPAVSEFVPGPAWSNNHPVAYTPSPHVADTISQSLADTHVLSDAAVVSIGPLLDSNMVAVREEVEVPVEVCSGNLISNKFLGEEHDKELKDAVNAALNPDKPGDSIFDIGGTKLGGSMKNEDEGSFRIFVKGKGRRKQTLRIPISLLNKTYSSRSFKLDFNRVVRENDIFRPSGVSFAEVVSSGN; encoded by the exons ATGGCGCCCAAGAGCAAGCGTGGCAAGGCCAAgggcgagaagaagaagaaagatgagAAAG TGCTCCCTGTGGCCATTGACATCACCGTCAACCTCCCAGATCAGTCCGATGTCATTCTCAAG GGGATTTCCACGGACAGGATCATCGATGTGAGGAGGCTGCTCTGCGTCCACACTGCCACATGTGCAATCACAAACTACTCTCTCTCGCATGAG ACTCGTGATGGTCACTTGAAGGATGGTGCTGATGTTGTGACACTGAAGCCATATACTCTCACCCTGGTAGAAG GGGAGTACGACGAGGATAGCGCATTGGTGCACGTACGGCGGCTGCTGGACATCGTTGCATGCACCGCCTCCTTCggctctccgccgccgcctccgcctcctccatcccCCAAGGATGCCGATGCCACCAAGGAGCCCTCCAACTCCAGCTCCAAGCCTGCAGCAGCTGCCTCCTCGGGTGGGCGCCGCATGGGCTCACCGCCGCCCCTGCCCAAGGAGTCAGCTGCAAAGGATGCCAATGCAGCGTCGGCCAAGGAGGACGCTGTCTCAGCAGAGCTGGAGGCAGAGATGAGCGGTGCATGCCCCCGCCTCGGAGCGTTCTATGAGTTCTTCTCCCTCGCTAACCTCTCACCGCCCCTCCACT TTATAAAGAGAGTGACTCAACCTCGACAGGAGGAGCAACCGTCTGATGACCATCTCTTCTTCCTTGAG GCAAAGCTTTGTAATGGGAAATTTTTCATTGTTGAAGCTCAGAGAAAGGGGTTCTTTAGTTTTGGGAAACAGCGTGTTTTGTGCCACAATCTTGTCGACCTATTGAGGCATCTCAGCAGAGCATTCAATAAT gcatacgAGAATCTTATGAAGGCATTTTTGGAACGGAACAAG TTCGGAAATTTTCCTTATGGTTATCGTGCAAATACGTGGCTTGTTCCTCCGATTGCTGCCCAGTCACCATCAACATTTCCTCCCCTTCCTGCTGAGGATGAAACTTGGGGAGGCAATGGAGGTGGTTGGGGAAGGAATGGCAAAAGTGACATGTTGCCATGGGCAGATGAGTTCATGTATCTCACATCCATGCCTTGCAAAACTGCTGAGGAGAGGGAAATTCGTGACAGGAGAGCATTCCTACTGCACAGTCTATTCGTAGATGTTGCCATGTTTAGAACTATTGCAGCCATCCGGCATGTAATGGAGAGTACAGATGCGTCAACAGCAATCAAGATAGATGAGGTCTTGCATTCTGAGACGGTGGGAAATTTTAGCATCACTGTCACAAGAGATTCTTCAGATGCAAGCTGCAAGCTGGACACTAAGATAGATGGAAGCCGAGCCACAGGAGTGGACTCTAAGCATCTTGGAGAGAGAAACCTTTTGAAAGGAATAACTGCCGATGAAAACACTGCTGCACAT GATGTTGACAGTTTGGGCATCGTGAATATTAGATACTGTGGGTATGTTGCTGTAGCAAAGGTTAACAATTACGAGAAAACTATTGTGGCTTCTTCTATTAAGCCTGCTGATATCATGGATCAACCTGAAGGGGGTGCCCATGCATTGAACATCAACAG ttTGAGGATGCTCATAAATGAAGCCAATGCAACTGGAGAAAAAAAGTTACCAACACAAAGTCATAGGCAGGAAGAACTAACTGCAGCACAAACTTATGCTGAGAACTTGTTGAAGGGAAGTCTTCAAAATCTTGAGGAAGAGGAGACTGATAAACAATCATTTATGAGATGGGAACTTGGTGCGTGTTGGGTTCAGCACTTGCAAGACCTGAAAAAATCTGACAAAGACAAAAAACAAGGTGATGGGAAGGAAAAGAAGAAAATGGTGGACAAAGCTGTGAAAGAGACAAAGATTGAAGGGCTTGGGAAGCCTCTCAAAGCTCTTAAGCACCCGAACAATGCGGTTGATGCTTCTGGCAAGGGATCCTCATCAGGGAACAAAAGTTTGACTGATGCAACAAGCTCCGGGGAAAACCAGAAAGTCAACTCATCATCTGTTGAATCGCCTCAAGGAGACTGCATTACCTCCGAGAGTGAAATCTTGCTGAAGGATGTATTACTGGATTCCGCCTTTACAAGGTTGAAAGATTCAGAAACAGGACTCCACCAGAAG TCACCATCTGAGTTGATTGAGATGGCTCTGAAGTTCTATGATGAAGTTGCGCTTCCTAAGCTG GTTGCCGATTTTGGTTCATTGGAACTTTCACCTGTTGATGGTAGGACCTTGACAGATTTCATGCATACGAGGGGCCTACAGATGCGCTCCCTAGGACGAGTT GTCAAACTTTCAGAGAAGCTCTCACACGTACAGTCCCTTTGTGTGCATGAAATGATAGTGAGAGCATTCAAGCACATTGTCCGATCTGTGATTGCAGCTACTTCAGACATGCGACAATTAGCATTAACAATACCTGCAGTGCTGAACTTACTTCTTGGTGTTCCCGAATCTGAATTTTCTGGAAGTTCTCCTGCTGTGCATCCCCTAGTGTGGAGATGGCTTGTTGCTTTCTTGAAAAAGCGATACCAGTATGACCTCACAGAGCAACATTATGTTGATGTGAGGAAATACGCTATACTGAGAGGACTATGCCATAAG GTGGGCATTGAATTGGCACCCCGAGATTTCGTCATGGATTCTGCTTTCCCGTTTTACAAACAGGACATTATTAGCCTTGTCCCTGTACATAAG CAAGTTGCATGCTCATCTGCAGATGGAAGGCAACTTCTAGAATCCTCCAAAACGGCTCTTGACAAGGGTAAACTTGAAGATGCTGTTAATTATGGAACCAAG GCTCTTGCCAAGCTCATAATGGTGTGTGGTCCCTATCATCGAATGACGGCTGGAGCTTATAGCCTTCTAGCTGTTGTTTTGTACCACACTGGTGATTTTAATCAG GCTACAATATATCAGCAAAAGGCCCTAGATATCAATGAGAGGGAACTTGGGCTTGATCATCCTGATACGATGAAGAGTTACGGAGACCTTGCTGTTTTCTACTATCGTTTACAGCATACAGAACTGGCTCTGAA GTACGTCAAGCGTGCATTATATCTTCTACATCTTACATGCGGGCCATCTCATCCAAACACAGCTGCGACATATATTAATGTAGCCATGATGGAGGAAGGCTTGGGGAATGTGCATGTAGCTCTTAGGTACTTACACAAAGCTTTAAAATGCAACCAGAGATTACTTGGGCCTGATCATATCCAG ACTGCTGCAAGCTACCATGCTATCGCCATTGCTCtctcattgatggaagcttattcgTTGAGTGTTCAGCATGAGCAGACAACCTTGCAAATTCTTCGTGCAAAGCTTGGACCAGATGATCTTCGGACTCAG GATGCTGCAGCCTGGCTTGAatactttgaatcaaaagtaattgagCAACAAGAAGCTGCCCGCAATGGAACTCGAAAACCCGATGCATCAATAGCTAGTAAAGGACACCTAAG TGTATCTGATCTTCTTGATTACATCAATCCCAACAAAGAAAACAGAGGAAGAGATTCTGAATCAGGCAAGAGGAGGTACTCAAGCATAAAG GTTTTATCACATTCGAGTGAGAATTTAAACATAGAAAGTCCTGATATATCTCCAAGAGATTCTGCTATTGCAATCACAGACGAGGAAAAACGAATTAGGGGGCCTTTGCAAGATGATAGTGCTAAGATCATGGATATTCCTGAAACTGAGGTTAAAGAGAGTCCTTTATCCGTGGAGGCTTCACCACCTTCTGAACAACTGGTAGAGAGAGCTGAGGTGAACATCAGTTCACCTGAGGAAGTTTTTGATGAAGAACAGGATGATGGTTGGCAGCCTGTTCAAAGACCTAAAACAGCTGCAGTTTTAGGAAAACAGATAAAGCATTACCGTCCTGCCATCAGAAGGACGTCTGACCCTGAGAATCATGCTCCAACAGATGCTTCCCAATATAAGCCAAGGAATTCCTATTCAAATAACCGTTATTACTTCTTAAAGAAGAAAACTATTGTACCTGCAGCATACGCAGATCCTCAGCAGCATACGAAAGTCCAGACATCAAGTTCCAGGTTTGGTCGCAAGATATACAAGGCTATGACCTACCGGATTAAGCCAGGGACAGCATCCTCAGAAGTGCAAGATACTTCTAGGCTCACAGAGCAGATGGGTGGTAAAGAAGAATCCCAAATAGCTTATTCACATGTGCACAATCGTTCGGCAGATCTGAAAGGAAGTGAGCCACATGGACCTTGGGTTGAAAGTACCGGAAACCCACCATCATACAAAGATGTTGCATTGGCACGTCCAGGTACAATAGCCAAGACTCAAATACAAAAACCTAAAGATGATGTACTGCAACCATCACTTGGTCAAATTATCGCACAAGAAATGAAGGATTCCTTGGTAGATACAGTTCAAGTGGACCAGAGGTCCGTGTCCTCAAGTACCAATAATTCCAAAGAGGTAAACATTGTGCCAACAGAAATGCAGCATTCAGAACAAAGAGAAGAGTCACATAGGGAACATGAGATTGACGACACGGGGAAAGATAGTTTACCAGATAAATTAACATCAAATACTGAGAAACCTTCTGGCGGTGGCCCTGCAGATATTAAAACAGACACGACCTTACTCAGTAATAACAAAGATCAAGAACCAACAAGTAGTGACAATTTTGGTGCAGCCACTGAGTTCTCAGATTCAACAGTACCCACAGAAGCTGAAAATAGTGGAAAGTCTGGCATACAATTTCTAGAAGAATCTCTACCTACTAATAGTGAACCTATTACAGTTTCAGCGCATACAACAAGTATGCAGGGAGGCGTTGGAGGTGTTGAAAGTAAGAAGTCAAAGCCTGACATGCTTCTAAGTAATATTGATATAAGAGAGATGTCTAATAAGAAGCTATCTGCTGCTGCACCTCCATTCAATCCGTCTCCTCCAGCTATCCTTAGCCCACTTGCTGTAAGTGTCGGTCTCCCACCACCAGGTGCTGTTCCAGGTGTCGGCCCTTGGCCTATGAATGTCTCCATGCATCCTGGACATTCAAATATGGTGCCAAACGGTCCTCCGCTGTGCACATCCCCACATCATTTGTACCCTCCTGCTCCTCGGTCTCCTAATCTCTTGCATCATGTGCCATTTCTTTATCCACCATATAGTCAACCGCAGATGGCTCCAAGCAGCACATTTCCCATGAACACCACTATTTTTCGCCCTAACCATTATGGATGGCAACCTTACATGAGCCCAGCTGTATCTGAGTTTGTGCCTGGACCAGCATGGTCAAACAATCATCCAGTCGCTTACACCCCCAGCCCACATGTTGCTGACACTATTTCTCAGTCTTTAGCAGATACACATGTTCTATCTGATGCAGCTGTTGTTAGTATAGGACCTTTGCTGGACAGCAATATGGTTGCAGTAAGGGAGGAAGTGGAGGTCCCTGTGGAGGTATGCAGTGGTAATTTGATCAGCAATAAATTTTTGGGAGAGGAACATGACAAAGAGCTAAAGGATGCTGTTAATGCTGCACTTAATCCTGACAAGCCAGGAGATAGCATATTTGATATTGGTGGAACGAAGCTGGGAGGCAGCATGAAGAATGAAGATGAGGGTAGCTTTAGGATATTTGTAAAGGGGAAAGGCAGGCGAAAGCAAACTCTGAGGATCCCGATAAGTTTGCTTAACAAGACATATAGTTCACGTTCCTTCAAGCTTGACTTCAACAGAGTAGTCAGAGAGAATGACATCTTCAGGCCATCGGGCGTTTCTTTTGCTGAAGTAGTTTCTTCTGGCAACTGA